A single region of the Changchengzhania lutea genome encodes:
- a CDS encoding sodium:solute symporter family protein, which translates to MMNSLLVAESLSIQNWTYILVGITFTLYIGIAIWSRAGSTKEFYVAGGGVSPLANGMATAADWMSAASFISMAGIISFAGYDGAVYLMGWTGGYVLLALLLAPYLRKFGKFTVPDFIGDRYYSKTARIVAVFCALLVSFTYVAGQMRGVGIVFSRFLEVDINTGVIIGMLIVLFYAVLGGMKGITYTQVAQYCVLIFAFMVPAIFISIQMTGNPIPQLGFGSELADGSGTYLLDKLDGLSTELGFAEYTEGSKSLIDVFAITLALMVGTAGLPHVIVRFFTVKRVKDARKSAGIALLLIVILYTTAPAVAVFARTNMIETVSNQPYNAVPQWFKKWETTGLITFNDKNKDGLIQYVADESNNELTVDRDIMVLANPEIAKLPNWVIALVAAGGLAAALSTAAGLLLVISSSVSHDLIKKIIKPSITEKGELIAARLSAVGAVCVAGYFGINPPGFVAAVVALAFGLAAASFFPAIILGIFYKRMNKEGAIAGMIVGIIAMLLYMIKYKLGWFDEVLPDKSEWWFGISPEGFGSVAMILNFIVSISIMKFTPPPPLEVQEIVENIRIPSGASEATDH; encoded by the coding sequence ATGATGAATAGTTTATTGGTCGCAGAATCACTAAGTATCCAAAACTGGACCTATATTTTAGTAGGGATCACCTTTACATTGTACATCGGGATTGCCATTTGGTCAAGAGCAGGCTCTACAAAAGAATTTTATGTTGCTGGTGGTGGTGTGTCCCCATTGGCTAATGGCATGGCCACTGCAGCAGATTGGATGAGCGCTGCCTCTTTTATTTCCATGGCAGGAATCATCTCATTTGCAGGCTATGATGGTGCTGTGTACCTCATGGGTTGGACAGGAGGCTACGTTTTGCTGGCCTTATTACTAGCGCCTTATTTACGTAAGTTTGGAAAATTCACCGTTCCAGATTTTATTGGGGATCGATACTATTCAAAAACGGCAAGAATTGTTGCCGTGTTTTGTGCGCTTTTAGTGTCCTTCACATATGTCGCCGGACAAATGCGAGGTGTGGGTATTGTGTTCTCTAGGTTCTTGGAGGTCGATATCAATACAGGGGTTATTATAGGCATGCTCATTGTTTTATTTTATGCTGTTTTGGGAGGAATGAAAGGCATTACATATACTCAGGTAGCTCAGTATTGTGTCCTTATTTTTGCTTTTATGGTGCCTGCCATCTTTATTTCGATTCAGATGACGGGAAATCCGATTCCGCAATTAGGTTTTGGAAGTGAGTTGGCAGATGGATCAGGAACTTATTTATTAGATAAATTAGACGGATTAAGTACTGAACTTGGTTTTGCCGAATATACCGAGGGTTCAAAGTCATTAATCGATGTCTTCGCCATTACATTAGCACTCATGGTAGGAACTGCCGGATTGCCACACGTTATTGTTCGATTTTTTACAGTGAAGCGCGTAAAGGACGCTCGTAAATCGGCAGGAATCGCGCTGTTGTTAATTGTGATTTTATATACTACAGCTCCTGCTGTTGCCGTTTTTGCAAGAACAAATATGATTGAAACGGTTTCCAATCAACCTTATAATGCAGTGCCACAATGGTTCAAGAAGTGGGAAACAACGGGATTGATAACCTTCAATGATAAAAATAAAGATGGTTTAATCCAATATGTTGCTGATGAAAGCAATAATGAATTAACTGTAGACCGTGATATTATGGTACTAGCCAATCCTGAAATCGCAAAATTACCAAATTGGGTTATTGCCTTAGTGGCAGCAGGAGGTTTAGCAGCAGCACTCTCCACCGCTGCAGGATTATTATTAGTGATTTCCTCATCAGTATCACATGATTTAATAAAGAAAATTATAAAGCCGTCAATCACAGAAAAAGGAGAACTCATTGCAGCCCGTTTGTCTGCTGTTGGTGCGGTATGTGTTGCAGGTTACTTCGGAATTAATCCACCGGGCTTTGTTGCAGCTGTAGTGGCATTGGCCTTTGGTTTGGCCGCAGCCTCATTTTTTCCAGCCATAATTTTAGGAATTTTTTATAAACGCATGAACAAAGAGGGAGCTATAGCAGGTATGATCGTCGGTATTATTGCAATGCTGCTCTATATGATTAAATACAAGTTAGGTTGGTTTGATGAAGTTTTACCAGATAAAAGTGAATGGTGGTTTGGAATTTCTCCAGAAGGTTTTGGAAGTGTGGCAATGATTCTTAATTTTATAGTGTCTATTAGTATTATGAAATTCACACCGCCACCGCCCCTAGAGGTTCAAGAGATTGTAGAAAATATTAGAATACCAAGTGGAGCAAGTGAAGCAACTGATCATTAA
- a CDS encoding DUF4212 domain-containing protein, producing MKQTHATAYWNANIKYVLILLAIWFAVSYGAGIIFKDALNTIKVGGFKLGFWFAQQGSMYVFVILIFVYVRLMNKLDKKFGYDE from the coding sequence ATGAAACAAACTCACGCCACAGCATATTGGAACGCCAATATTAAATATGTGCTGATATTGCTTGCCATTTGGTTTGCAGTATCCTACGGTGCAGGAATTATATTTAAAGACGCTCTTAACACCATTAAGGTTGGTGGCTTTAAATTAGGCTTTTGGTTTGCGCAACAGGGGTCTATGTATGTGTTTGTAATATTGATTTTTGTGTATGTGAGATTAATGAATAAACTCGATAAAAAATTCGGATATGATGAATAG
- a CDS encoding alanine/glycine:cation symporter family protein, protein MNEIVEQFAAYAWGLPLVILLIGGGLYLLILSRFIPFRFIGHAVQVLRGKYDDPNDPGQISHFKALTTALSSTIGMGNIAGVAVAISIGGPGAMFWMWVSAVVGMSTKFFTSTLAIMYRGKDSAGQLQGGPMYFIMEGLGKSWKPLAIMFSFFGMIGALPVVNVNQLTQAINDIVLIPNGVEVGLASNAVIAFVLVTLTSFIILGGLDRISNAASKMVPSMVILYFVLVIIILVINYDVVPKYFLLIITDAFSADNFKGDPFLGGVLGALILLGIRRGAFSNEAGIGTAPMAHGAAKTDEPVREGLVAMLGPAIDTLVVCTLTALAILVTGVWETTSNNGVSLTASAFNNAMPGIGNYLLMLCVLIFSVSSLFSYSYYGTKCMSFLIGDDKKHYYNYIYIISIILAVTTPFSMMLNLIDGAFALMAIPTMTATLILAPKVVKEFKAYTKRLKEHKSL, encoded by the coding sequence ATGAATGAAATCGTAGAACAGTTTGCTGCATATGCATGGGGATTACCTTTGGTCATTTTGCTTATTGGTGGCGGTTTATACTTGTTAATATTATCACGATTCATTCCCTTTCGTTTTATAGGACATGCTGTTCAGGTGTTGCGTGGTAAATACGATGATCCAAATGATCCCGGACAAATCAGTCACTTCAAAGCTCTAACGACAGCACTATCCTCAACCATTGGCATGGGGAATATTGCTGGGGTTGCGGTGGCTATCTCCATTGGTGGTCCTGGAGCCATGTTTTGGATGTGGGTGAGCGCCGTAGTTGGCATGTCTACAAAGTTTTTTACATCAACCTTAGCCATTATGTATCGTGGGAAAGATAGCGCCGGCCAATTGCAAGGAGGCCCCATGTATTTTATTATGGAAGGTCTTGGCAAATCATGGAAACCCCTAGCTATTATGTTTAGCTTTTTTGGAATGATAGGCGCTTTGCCAGTAGTAAATGTTAATCAGCTAACGCAAGCCATCAACGATATTGTTTTAATCCCGAATGGTGTCGAAGTCGGTCTCGCTTCTAATGCAGTTATAGCATTTGTTTTAGTCACCTTAACGAGTTTTATTATTCTAGGCGGATTGGACCGCATAAGTAACGCAGCCTCTAAAATGGTACCATCTATGGTGATCTTGTATTTCGTTTTAGTCATTATTATATTGGTTATTAATTATGATGTTGTTCCAAAATATTTCTTGTTGATAATTACCGATGCATTTAGCGCCGATAACTTTAAAGGGGATCCATTTTTAGGAGGTGTTCTAGGGGCATTGATTTTATTGGGAATAAGGCGTGGTGCGTTTTCAAATGAGGCTGGTATTGGTACAGCGCCTATGGCACACGGTGCCGCAAAAACAGATGAACCTGTAAGAGAAGGTTTGGTCGCTATGTTAGGGCCTGCCATCGATACTTTGGTAGTATGTACACTTACGGCTTTGGCTATTTTAGTGACGGGTGTTTGGGAAACCACATCCAATAACGGCGTGAGTTTAACAGCTTCAGCATTTAATAACGCGATGCCCGGAATCGGGAATTATTTACTCATGCTCTGTGTCTTGATTTTTAGCGTGAGTTCTTTGTTTTCTTATTCTTATTACGGGACAAAATGCATGTCATTTTTAATTGGAGACGATAAGAAACACTATTATAATTACATCTATATTATCAGTATCATATTGGCGGTAACGACACCATTTAGCATGATGTTAAATTTAATTGATGGTGCATTTGCCCTAATGGCGATTCCCACGATGACCGCTACTTTAATCCTTGCCCCAAAAGTGGTTAAAGAATTTAAAGCGTACACAAAACGATTAAAAGAACATAAATCATTATGA
- a CDS encoding alpha/beta hydrolase — MDLQDDFTNETITLTPDYEGDVIATLISSKNNKGNRGSLLYLHGYIDYFFHPHVSEQSHANGLDFYALDLRKYGRSLLEHQHPNYCKTIEEYYEELSIVLRKIKNENKAPLHILAHSTGGLIASNYMNNGEERHLVSGLILNSPFLNLNQPRILKSLSSIVSRGISRLFPYAKVNGALASVYAKSIHQDFYGEWDFNLDLKPIKGFPTYFKWVVAVMESQKKLEQSKIEVPILVMHASKSAKISTFSEEAMRKDIVLNVDDIKRIGMTLGENVTLLEIEDAQHDILLSSKEVRTKAFEKLFDWLAEN, encoded by the coding sequence ATGGATTTACAAGATGACTTTACTAATGAAACCATAACGCTTACGCCTGATTATGAAGGAGACGTGATAGCAACGCTCATTTCTTCTAAAAATAACAAAGGCAATCGAGGTAGCCTGTTATATCTTCATGGATATATCGATTATTTTTTTCACCCTCATGTAAGTGAACAATCCCATGCCAATGGGTTAGACTTTTATGCGCTTGATCTTCGGAAATATGGAAGGTCTCTTTTAGAACATCAACATCCCAATTATTGCAAGACTATTGAAGAATATTATGAAGAACTGTCTATCGTGCTTCGTAAAATAAAAAATGAAAATAAGGCGCCTTTACACATATTGGCGCACTCTACAGGAGGATTGATAGCGAGTAACTATATGAATAATGGTGAGGAAAGGCATCTCGTTTCTGGGCTTATTCTAAATTCCCCTTTTCTTAACTTAAATCAGCCAAGAATTTTAAAATCATTGAGTTCTATAGTATCTCGGGGTATTTCTAGATTATTTCCATATGCAAAAGTCAATGGTGCTCTCGCCTCCGTTTATGCCAAAAGCATTCATCAAGATTTTTATGGTGAATGGGATTTTAACTTGGATTTGAAACCCATAAAAGGATTCCCCACTTATTTTAAATGGGTTGTTGCCGTAATGGAAAGCCAGAAAAAATTGGAGCAGTCAAAAATTGAAGTTCCCATTCTGGTTATGCACGCCTCTAAATCTGCAAAAATATCAACATTTTCTGAGGAAGCGATGCGAAAAGATATTGTGCTCAATGTTGACGATATAAAACGTATAGGGATGACCTTAGGTGAAAACGTAACACTTTTAGAAATTGAAGATGCACAGCATGATATTCTTCTATCTTCAAAAGAAGTTAGAACGAAAGCTTTTGAAAAACTTTTTGATTGGTTAGCAGAAAATTGA